The genomic window CATCTTGGGCGGGGTCGCGCACCACCTCCGGTAGAGGCAGGTAGGGCTGAGAGAAGCCATCCACCAGCAGCACATGCAGAGTGACACTGGCAGACCGCGGAGGATCGCCATTGTCCttgaccagcagcagcagcctgtgcttgggcACATCGCGCTCACTCAGCAGTCTGGAGGTGCGCACCTCGCCATTGTGAGCCCACACGCTGAACAGTCCGGGTTCCGTGGCCTTGAGCAGCTGGAATGACAACCAGGCATTCTGGCCAGAGTCGCGGTCCACAGCCACCACCTTGGTGACCAGGTATCCTGGCTCTGCCGCCCTAGGCAACAACTCTGTGAAGGGAGCAGAGGCGTTCTGCAGCGGGTAGAGCACGAAGGGCGCATTGTCATTGGCGTCCAGCACGTGGACCCGCACCAGCGCCTGGCTGCTGAGCGCAGGCGAGCCTTGGTCTGTGGCGCCCACGTGGAACTCAAAGGTCTTCAATGCCTCGTAGTCTAGTGCCCTGAGAGCGAACAGCTGCCCGTTGTCGGCATTgatggagatgagagaggagagatCCAGCTGCGGGTCGTGGGTGGGCATCAGTGAGTAGGTGATGTGAGCATTGGAGCCTGAGTCTGAGTCTGTGGCGCTGATGGTGCCTATGTGCAGGGCGGGGCTGTTGTTCTCGTGGACAAACAGGGTGTAGGAGCTTTGTGTGAAGGCGGGGGCGTTGTCGTTGGCGTCGGACACCTGCACTGTTATGGTGTGCTGGGTTGTGAGCCTGGGTGTGCCCATGTCGCTGACTGTGATGGTGATGTTGTACTCAGctctgctctctctgtccagcgCTCCCTCCGTTTCTAAGTGGTAGTAATTTTCAATTGATGACTTTAGGACAAACGGGAGGTCCTCTGGAATAGAACAGACCATTCTGCTGTTCTCTCCTGAGTCCTTGTCTTGGATACTAAAAACCATAACTAATGTCTCTGGGGTATTTTCTGGGATTGGACTGGTAAATGATGACACAGAAATTTCCGGAGAATTATCATTCACATCCATCACCTGAATTCTTACTGTAGATTTCCCAAAAAGTCCTCCTCGATCAGTAGCTTTAATGATTATTGAGTAGGATTCGGTTGTTTCAAAGTCCAAATAGCCTATTAAGCTTATTTCTCCAGAGTTTTTATTGATTGCAAATGTCTTTTGAATATCCTCTGACGCATGAGAAAAGGCATAGGATACTTCACCATTAATTCCCGAGTCTAGATCCCAAGCCGATGCAGTGATAACCAGTGAGCCAAGGATGCTATCCTCTGGAATCTTCACTTCATAGAACATATGCTCAAACTCAGGGGAGTTGTCATTAATATCTATGACTTCCACTCGAACCAAGGCAGTCCCAGATCTGGGCGGAGTCCCACCATCCAAAGCAGTGAGGATGAGACtgagctcctgctgctcctcataATCCAGTGCCTTGTCCAAAACTAACTCTGGGTATTTCCTGCCATCAGGATTAACTCTCATCGTAATGTGGAAATGAGAGCTCTGACTTATCACATAATTCTTCACAGCATTGGTTCCTACATCTAAATCTGTCGCGCTTTCTAGTAGGAACACAGCACCAACAGGGCTATTCTCCGGGATTTCTAGAACCATTTCCTTTTCCAGGAATATGGGGGAATTGTCATTGATATCCCTTACCTGCAGCTCAACTTGCAAAATCTGTAAGGGATTTTTCATTAACACCTGGAAATGCAGCACGCAGGGCTCGGTGGAGCCGCACAGCTCCTCTCTGTCTAGCGGTTCGCTCAGGAGCAAATCTCCTGTATTTGTGTTCAGTTGCAAAGGCAGTCTGTTATCCTTAGAGACCACTTGAGCTCCCCGTGAAGACAGCTCACCCACCTCGAGCCCCATGTCTTTTACCAAATTGCCTACCAAGGCCCCACTCAGCGTCTCCTCCACCACTGAAAGTCTCCCAGGCTCAGCGTGTGCTTGAGACATTCCCAGCAAAACAAAGAGAAGCAGGACTTGCCTTGTCTGCAGATGGCTTCCTCCTCTGTTCTCCATAGCTCCTTTCCAGCAGGCTTCTGAAAGAATCACTTCTGCTCCACCACACAGTTCTGTAAGCTGCGCCCCTTGATCTGTCCACAGAATCCTTAGAATCCGAAGGATAAACGGTCTCTAGGTAGCACCTTCACGACTTGCTTTTTCTTCCCAGTTTTCCGTGCTCAGTGGGGCTGAGGGTCCGTAGcatttaatgtaatttttttctgtaacattATCCTGCAGCGCCACCATGTGTCTTCTCAGGTTTTCAGTTAGATGAATGCTACTTAAATTCCATTTACATCGAATGTCCCTCGGAGACAAATATTTACTGTTTATGTGGTTACTAGTATATTTTTCATCAGTGTTCTCTGTAATTTATGATGATGTTACTATTTGTTTTAAAGCATGTATTAAGTATCTCAGGAATATAACATTGTTAAGATTAACTCATCCCTTCCCACTAGGCCTTCCTTAGttggaaaggaaaagcaaaagtgTTTATGAGAAGTGTTAGAGGTAATCTTGGGTTATGAAACTGGATTAGTCAGGAGAGGGTACACATTAagaaacatattatttaaattcatagttttgtttcattttcttgcaaGTGACAAAAATTCAGTAAGTGGTTCACAAATGTGGTGTTTTATGTAAAGTATACTATTACTCCTAACACTGATCTCCCTCAGGTCCCCAAGATATTCTGCTGACATAGAAGTTcagggacaaaaaaaaagaaatttcctttcCTAAAGAGAGTGAAAATTTAACAGCGGATGACACAAATAATGCCATGTTCTGGCTAATGAAGCACTCACTACGCAGTTACACAAATACAGCATCATAGGGAGAGCTTTTAGTCACAGAGTTTGAATACTTACCCTTTTATTGTTTAACCCCAAATAGTATCATCTCTGAAACTAGGGAGTGTCCCTAACTGAAGTAACGCTTGCTACTAAAGGAGGAAAGTGTTGGGAACAGATGCTAGATGTTCATCAGCGATGTCCACTGTTGAAAGTTGCAAAAGTACCCAGCAATGGATGAAATAGCTGTAGTTGAGAAATAATGTTTGAAttgaatttttaagaatttaagttCTATATAtagctgaaaaagaaaatgaaccaacACAAAAGATAGAAACTGAAAGGTAGGTGTGCTGGCGACATGCAGTTATTCTTCTGCCTTTGAAATACCCATCAAGTGGACGGGGACGTAGCAGTTTAGAGAACTCACATAAGTAATGTGCACACGTGagtttaaagacagaaaacagatgGGAGAAGCTTACTACAAAGTTCCAGGAAATGGCTAAAAGTCCATCACTGGAGTTAGGGCAAATGGCAGGTTTGTCTCTCATAACACCATTCACATTCTAAATTTAGAAAAACTGGAAGTTTAAAGTTAATCATGAGATGAACAATTTATTATTTGAAGGTGTATTTACAGTAGTGTTGAATTCTCTGTTCGCTGTGTCTACAGAGATAGCAAAGTCACTCAAGGTAAAGAATGGATACTTGATTCAGAGAGATCAGCAAACTTTCTCTAGCCTTTGACACATAAGTACTGCTGAATAAAAAGTATGAAATTAAACTAAAGGAAAGGAGAACTTGAGAGTTTTGAGTGGTGAGATTTCAAGTCTCTTCTGAAGCGATGCTCTCAGACTGTGGGAAACAAGGTCTATTGCAGACACATGATCCCACACCATAGGCAGTCTAGAAGGCTAAGCTGGAAAGTAGGGGAGCACAAATTCTTACACTTACCAATGTCGTGGGTCTGCCTACATAATACCTGTggtcccaatactcaggaggagGAGTCACAAAGATTGCACATTTTAAGCTACCCTGTACTAATAgttgagaccctgcttcaagagttaaaaagaaaacagacaagattAGGGGACTTAAATGTCCCATACAAACTACATAATTTGGGTAAATTTCTTCAACTTCTCTGAcacattcttaatttttaaaatgactataAAGCATTAATAATGCTGTTCAAGTATATCTTTGGGATATATTCTAAGAGGGCAaattacagataagaaaacattGTATTTCCAATGAATACTGCTTTAAAAATTTAGCAGAACCAAAAAATGTTCTATAAGTGTTTACATGCCAAAAGGAAAGCTTACATACAAAGATCAAATGATTAGATGAGCAGTGAAGGAAAGTAGAGCCAGAAGCAAATAGGAAATAGAAAGGGTGAGATGCTTAGAATTTTACAGAACCAGTCCAGTTGGTCaaatatttaatcaaaatttttagaaaatacaggaaagaaattatagcaaaacaaaatgaaattttctctGAACCAAGAGTCTGAACTCTGACAGAGTATTTCCTTGTGAAAATGTTAACAAGTAGTTTCTGCTATGGTATTTTCAGACTACTGAGGGTAGGTTTTCCAATGCTTCCGGaatgaatggaaaaaatattGCAGAAAATGAGATACACTTTAGAATGGAATTTTCCTTATGAAAAGTGCATCTAcacaattaagaaaaagaaaagtattgtAAGGAgcccgcttgtttgttcccaactgctgagccccaaaataatcacacagaaactatattatttgtaacagcgtttggccaatagcttaagcttatttctggctaactcatatcttaactTATCCaatctccattcatctgtgtatcacaacAAGGCTTTGGCTTACCTAGTAAAGTTCTAGTGTTTGTCTTCTGCAGGACTaaatggcttctcactgactctgccttctttctcccagcattcagtttagttttccccacctagataAGTTCTGCCTtcctataggccaaagcagttcttctattcattaaccaataaaagcaacacatagccaAAAGGACCTGAGAAAGaattctgagaaagaaaatttcaaattgtACTTTTATACCCAAACAAACTATCAATCAAATGAAAAGATTGCTGCACTATGTAAAGTACCAAAAGTTGTTTTTATAAAACTACCTCTGCATCTGTATTAATGAAATTGGGTTCCAACAAAGTAAGAAAGTAAACTGAGAAATGATATTGGGCTCCATAAAAGGTGGACAGTGTGTGGCAAATATTAAAAGCATgacatcctctccactattgctaggggtcttagctggagtcatccctgTGGAGAggctgcctgaactggccatatactgtaatcagattggtgactaccctaattgtcatcagagagcctttatccaggaactgatggaagcagatgcagagatccatagccaagcacCAGGCCAAACTCTGGGTGTCctcctgaagaaagggaggagggattgtatgagccagggaAGGTCATGAcagaggaactcacagagacagatgacCTGTGCTAGTTGGAGaacatggactctggaccaactgTTAGGGAGCTTGCAtgagaccaacctaggccctctgcatgtgtgtgacagttatgtagcttgatctgtttgtaagactcctagcagtgagatcgggtgcttagctggcttttggggacTTGTTTGCCATACTGGATtactttgcccagccttaatgcaggggaaGGAGCTCGGTCCTCCCTCAACTTGAGGTGCCAGGCTTTGTTaatgcccatgggaggcctgcccttttctgaatggaaaagGAGTGAATGGGGAGCAGAATAGATGGGAGTCAGGGGAAGGGAATggggggaaaagagggaggggaactgcAGTTGTTaggtaaaaaaaatgaaaaaagttataaataaaaaaaacaggacaGCCATTTGGTAAACActctaaatgaagaaaaactatgAATAAAAGATCTATAGGAAACAAACAGATTTTTTGTATATGGTGTTTGAATATTTGAAGGCAAAAAGAGGACTATGATGTGAAAAATcagtagaaagaaggaagggtaCAGCTTATGGTAACCACTTCTTTATTTGCTCACTTAGCCTGGAATGAGAGGGGCAGAAAATCACTAGCAGTAAATGGAAATGTAGCCAAATCTAAGGGCAGCTATCAGGTCTGGGAAAGATGTTTTCAAGAAAGGAAATATAATGATACTGCACTACTAAGTGTACATAAGAAACCCAGCTAGATGGACATTAATATTAGTTTTATTTCAGAGATGGTACTCATCTAGTAGTCTTGGTTTTGATCCATAGAAGcccacagaaacaaaactggcaacactttctgagaattATACCAGGAAACG from Microtus pennsylvanicus isolate mMicPen1 chromosome 4, mMicPen1.hap1, whole genome shotgun sequence includes these protein-coding regions:
- the LOC142847809 gene encoding protocadherin beta-11-like isoform X2, with the translated sequence MAARGSRFPRQRQVLLFLFLFWELCLAGSEFARYSVTEETERGSFVANLAKELGLGVGELSSRGAQVVSKDNRLPLQLNTNTGDLLLSEPLDREELCGSTEPCVLHFQVLMKNPLQILQVELQVRDINDNSPIFLEKEMVLEIPENSPVGAVFLLESATDLDVGTNAVKNYVISQSSHFHITMRVNPDGRKYPELVLDKALDYEEQQELSLILTALDGGTPPRSGTALVRVEVIDINDNSPEFEHMFYEVKIPEDSILGSLVITASAWDLDSGINGEVSYAFSHASEDIQKTFAINKNSGEISLIGYLDFETTESYSIIIKATDRGGLFGKSTVRIQVMDVNDNSPEISVSSFTSPIPENTPETLVMVFSIQDKDSGENSRMVCSIPEDLPFVLKSSIENYYHLETEGALDRESRAEYNITITVSDMGTPRLTTQHTITVQVSDANDNAPAFTQSSYTLFVHENNSPALHIGTISATDSDSGSNAHITYSLMPTHDPQLDLSSLISINADNGQLFALRALDYEALKTFEFHVGATDQGSPALSSQALVRVHVLDANDNAPFVLYPLQNASAPFTELLPRAAEPGYLVTKVVAVDRDSGQNAWLSFQLLKATEPGLFSVWAHNGEVRTSRLLSERDVPKHRLLLLVKDNGDPPRSASVTLHVLLVDGFSQPYLPLPEVVRDPAQDEDALTLYLVIALASVSSVFLLSVLLFVGVRLCRRARAASLGGRSVPDGHFPGHLVDISGAGTLSQSYQYEVCLMGGTGTNEFKFLKPVSPNLPLQFPKKDMEESPTLRNTLGLFSDSS